Proteins encoded in a region of the Bactrocera tryoni isolate S06 chromosome 4, CSIRO_BtryS06_freeze2, whole genome shotgun sequence genome:
- the LOC120775564 gene encoding small G protein signaling modulator 2 isoform X1 — translation MNMLHTFSGSGGGGGGGPFGDSSDIELKERLIATVKKEVKQLMEEAVTKKYIHEESSSVTSLCAAVEACLSHGLRRRALGLFKTSSTTALIQKIARTCPEADYINRCLLEIEMVNETHTVSGKRSSSSSDSIIKPKLLSKGSSNSVTTINTMSSTTSGCATTVVKYLWIRLALYERRLSKIIEYLVNNANNFYDRDALVADPDYGSILSSLLVGPCALEFTRAKTPDHYWSDPHADELVQRHRISSGNRTPPIVHRPIINFKRSLHTSSEDTSSGSYKASSPASVAKDYVESLHQNSKTTLLYGKNNVLVLPKDVNEPMPGYLSLHQTVQFLTIKWTPNQLMNGYNEAEGTDKSFYWAYALNINVDEIVYVHCHQNRGEDTGGTIILVGQDGVQQPPIHFPEGGHMQAFLSCLETGLLPHGQLDPPLWSQRGIEKMFPWPKSVRRRILPSVMESTDETPIDYVFRVVSKSQHEEFLATHPILELGRTSPRRKHLSSCSTTGSSDCSSKSLSMEQSGGDSPQIQASQTASIELVCSTMRRQIISRAFYGWLAYCRHLSTVRTHLSGLVNGRITPDLAADEQGLTKEKWANLQVDGVVTSDVEVFRLVYFGGVQHEIRKEVWPYLLGHYSFGSTPEEREKYDDTCKHYYETTMSEWLAVEAIVRQREKEKNAQAVAKLTAEKNRRSGKPVCRQHEMDGEDVENDVFEDNDISDMSDPGEDFDEDILIEKDEDESITAAKGEKYKTTSTTDSGNVEEDIETADAMDETNDSQQPEDDDTNAVLLIERSEHIVVELENMDAMEPLELQENCFADTDNEAGLTPEHGSSILLLSVKSSPSTSSYETVGNEFTDINELATPINVVAESETMNFGAVIEDVEPEEDASSHVTKFHSADDLRRAMDEFTIGIVEEMRDAESMPTHAVIITEAASMDALQCDDELTDELSRKTSLMSPMNEDITVVASLDALQEPKSACVSPASSNGGVYSSELLESFGLNLHRIEKDVQRCDRNYWYFANENLDKLRNVISTYVWEHLDIGYMQGMCDLVAPLLVIFDDESLCYSCFCKLMERMIENFPNGGAMDMHFANMRSLIQILDSEMYDLMDSNGDYTHFYFCYRWFLLDFKRELLYDDVFATWEVIWAAKHVASSHFVLFLALALLETYRDIILSNSMDFTDVIKFFNEMAERHDARSILQLSRSLVLQLQTIIENK, via the exons ATGAATATGCTACACACCTTTAGTGGTAGTGGCGGTGGCGGGGGAGGTGGCCCTTTTGGCGATTCCAGTG ACATCGAGCTAAAGGAGCGCCTAATCGCCACCGTCAAGAAGGAGGTTAAGCAGCTAATGGAAGAGGCTGTCACCAAAAAGTATATACACGAAGAAAGCAGTTCGGTGACATCACTATGCGCTGCGGTGGAGGCATGTCTTAGCCACGGTTTGCGACGACGTGCTTTGGGTCTCTTCAAAACTTCCTCGACGACAGCGTTGATACAGAAGATAGCCAGAACTTGCCCAGAAGCTGATTATATAAATCGCTGTTTGCTGGAAATCGAAATGGTCAATGAGACGCATACGGTCTCCGGCAAGCGGTCTTCTTCCAGCAGTGATAGTATTATCAAGCCGAAGTTGCTCAGCAAGGGCAGCAGCAATTCGGTGACGACAATCAATACGATGTCGTCGACAACTAGTGGCTGTGCCACGACGGTGGTGAA aTACTTGTGGATACGCTTGGCACTGTATGAGCGTCGTCTTTCCAAAATAATTGAGTATTTGGTGAACAATGCCAATAATTTCTACGATCGTGATGCGCTGGTCGCCGATCCAGATTATGGCTCTATACTTAGTTCGCTTTTGGTCGGACCCTGCGCGTTGGAGTTTACGCGCGCCAAGACGCCAGACCACTATTGGTCGGATCCACATGCGGATGAACTT GTACAACGCCACCGCATTAGTTCTGGCAATCGCACGCCTCCCATAGTGCATCGTCCCATCATCAATTTCAAGCGAAGTTTGCACACGAGTTCGGAGGACACTAGCAGCGGCTCGTATAAGGCGAGTTCGCCTGCCAGCGTCGCCAAGGATTATGTGGAGTCATTGCATCAGAATTCCAAGACTACACTTTTGTATGGCAAAAATAATGTGCTGGTGTTACCG AAGGACGTAAATGAACCTATGCCAGGCTACTTAAGTCTCCACCAAACGGTGCAGTTCCTCACCATCAAATGGACACCGAATCAACTGATGAACGGCTACAATGAAGCCGAGGGCACCGACAAAAGTTTCTACTGGGCCTATGCGCTTAATATAAATGTCGATGAGATTGTCTATGTGCATTGCCATCAGAATCGCGGAGAGGACACTGGCGGCACTATAATATTGGTGGGCCAAGATGGTGTACAGCAGCCACCGATACACTTTCCCGAGGGTGGTCATATGCAAGCTTTTCTTAGCTGTCTTGAGACTGGCTTGCTACCGCATGGACAATTGGATCCACCGCTGTGGTCTCAACGTGGCATTGAGAAAATGTTTCCATGGCCAAAAAGTGTACGCCGCCGCATATTACCCTCTGTGATGGAATCCACCGATGAAACACCAATCGACTACGTCTTCCGTGTGGTGAGCAAAAGTCAGCATGAAGAGTTTT TGGCGACACATCCGATTTTGGAATTGGGTCGCACCAGCCCACGACGCAAGCATTTGAGTAGCTGTTCGACCACTGGCAGTAGTGACTGTTCCAGCAAGAGTTTATCAATGGAACAGAGTGGTGGTGACTCTCCACAG ATTCAAGCAAGTCAAACTGCGAGTATTGAACTGGTTTGTTCCACGATGCGCCGTCAAATAATATCTCGAGCATTTTATGGCTGGTTGGCTTATTGTCGGCATTTGTCTACGGTGCGCACACATCTCTCTGGTTTGGTTAATGGACGCATCACACCGGACT TAGCGGCTGACGAACAGGGACTAACCAAAGAAAAGTGGGCGAACCTTCAAGTGGATGGCGTTGTCACCAGCGATGTAGAGGTCTTCCGTTTGGTGTACTTCGGCGGTGTGCAGCATGAGATACGCAAAGAAGTCTGGCCGTATCTCTTAGGACATTACAG CTTCGGTTCCACACCAGAAGAGCGCGAGAAGTACGACGATACCTGTAAGCATTATTATGAAACCACAATGAGTGAATGGCTGGCCGTCGAGGCGATTGTGCGACAACGTGAGAAGGAGAAGAACGCACAGGCTGTGGCTAAGCTGACGGCTGAGAAAAATAGACGCTCTGGCAAGCCAGTATGCCGGCAACATGAAATGGATGGGGAAGATGTGGAGAATGATGTATTCGAAGATAATGATATTTCCGATATGTCTGATCCGGGTGAGGATTTCGATGAGGATATACTAATTGAGAAGGATGAAGACGAGAGCATCACCGCTGCTAAAGGTGAAAAGTACAAAACCACCAGCACCACCGACTCTGGTAATGTGGAAGAGGATATCGAGACAGCCGATGCCATGGATGAAACGAATGATAGCCAGCAGCCTGAAGACGACGACACAAATGCAGTATTATTGATAGAACGAAGTGAACACATTGTAGTGGAGCTAGAAAATATGGACGCAATGGAGCCCCTAGAGCTGCAGGAAAATTGCTTTGCTGATACTGATAACGAGGCGGGTCTAACACCTGAACATGGTAGCAGTATCTTACTGCTAAGCGTAAAGAGTTCACCATCGACATCTTCCTATGAGACCGTTGGCAATGAGTTTACCGATATCAACGAACTGGCCACACCCATCAACGTTGTGGCCGAGTCGGAAACCATGAATTTCGGCGCTGTTATAGAAGATGTGGAGCCAGAAGAGGATGCTTCGTCGCACGTGACGAAATTTCACAGTGCCGATGACTTGAGGCGGGCCATGGATGAGTTTACCATCGGTATCGTGGAAGAAATGCGCGATGCCGAGTCAATGCCAACACATGCGGTGATTATAACAGAGGCAGCATCAATGGATGCGCTGCAATGTGATGATGAACTCACTGATGAACTGTCACGCAAGACAAGTCTCATGTCACCGATGAACGAGGACATAACAGTGGTGGCCTCACTGGATGCACTGCAAGAGCCCAAATCGGCGTGCGTTTCACCAGCCAGCAGTAATGGCGGTGTATATAGT AGTGAGTTATTGGAGTCATTTGGACTGAACTTGCACCGCATCGAAAAGGATGTGCAACGCTGCGATCGCAATTATTGGTATTTCGCTAACGAGAACTTGGATAAACTCAGGAATGTCATATCCAC CTATGTTTGGGAACATCTGGATATTGGTTATATGCAAGGCATGTGCGATTTGGTTGCTCCGCTTCTGGTAATTTTCGACGATGAGTCTCTCTGCTATAGCTGCTTCTGCAAGCTTATGGAGCGCATGATTGAGAATTTCCCCAATGGCGGCGCCATGGACATGCACTTTGCGAATATGCG TTCGCTCATACAAATTTTGGACTCGGAGATGTACGACCTAATGGATTCGAACGGCGACTACAcacatttctatttttgttaTCGCTGGTTCCTGCTGGATTTCAAACGTGAGTTGCTCTATGATGATGTCTTCGCGACCTGGGAAGTTATTTGGGCGGCAAAACATGTGGCCTCCAGTCATTTCGTGCTCTTCCTCGCTTTGGCGCTACTGGAGACCTATCGTGACATAATATTGTCGAATAGCATGGATTTTACGGATGTCATCAAGTTCTTCAATG AAATGGCTGAGCGGCACGATGCTCGATCCATATTGCAATTGTCCAGGAGTCTTGTATTGCAATTGCAGAcaataatcgaaaataaataa
- the LOC120775564 gene encoding small G protein signaling modulator 2 isoform X2 has translation MNMLHTFSGSGGGGGGGPFGDSSDIELKERLIATVKKEVKQLMEEAVTKKYIHEESSSVTSLCAAVEACLSHGLRRRALGLFKTSSTTALIQKIARTCPEADYINRCLLEIEMVNETHTVSGKRSSSSSDSIIKPKLLSKGSSNSVTTINTMSSTTSGCATTVVKYLWIRLALYERRLSKIIEYLVNNANNFYDRDALVADPDYGSILSSLLVGPCALEFTRAKTPDHYWSDPHADELVQRHRISSGNRTPPIVHRPIINFKRSLHTSSEDTSSGSYKASSPASVAKDYVESLHQNSKTTLLYGKNNVLVLPDVNEPMPGYLSLHQTVQFLTIKWTPNQLMNGYNEAEGTDKSFYWAYALNINVDEIVYVHCHQNRGEDTGGTIILVGQDGVQQPPIHFPEGGHMQAFLSCLETGLLPHGQLDPPLWSQRGIEKMFPWPKSVRRRILPSVMESTDETPIDYVFRVVSKSQHEEFLATHPILELGRTSPRRKHLSSCSTTGSSDCSSKSLSMEQSGGDSPQIQASQTASIELVCSTMRRQIISRAFYGWLAYCRHLSTVRTHLSGLVNGRITPDLAADEQGLTKEKWANLQVDGVVTSDVEVFRLVYFGGVQHEIRKEVWPYLLGHYSFGSTPEEREKYDDTCKHYYETTMSEWLAVEAIVRQREKEKNAQAVAKLTAEKNRRSGKPVCRQHEMDGEDVENDVFEDNDISDMSDPGEDFDEDILIEKDEDESITAAKGEKYKTTSTTDSGNVEEDIETADAMDETNDSQQPEDDDTNAVLLIERSEHIVVELENMDAMEPLELQENCFADTDNEAGLTPEHGSSILLLSVKSSPSTSSYETVGNEFTDINELATPINVVAESETMNFGAVIEDVEPEEDASSHVTKFHSADDLRRAMDEFTIGIVEEMRDAESMPTHAVIITEAASMDALQCDDELTDELSRKTSLMSPMNEDITVVASLDALQEPKSACVSPASSNGGVYSSELLESFGLNLHRIEKDVQRCDRNYWYFANENLDKLRNVISTYVWEHLDIGYMQGMCDLVAPLLVIFDDESLCYSCFCKLMERMIENFPNGGAMDMHFANMRSLIQILDSEMYDLMDSNGDYTHFYFCYRWFLLDFKRELLYDDVFATWEVIWAAKHVASSHFVLFLALALLETYRDIILSNSMDFTDVIKFFNEMAERHDARSILQLSRSLVLQLQTIIENK, from the exons ATGAATATGCTACACACCTTTAGTGGTAGTGGCGGTGGCGGGGGAGGTGGCCCTTTTGGCGATTCCAGTG ACATCGAGCTAAAGGAGCGCCTAATCGCCACCGTCAAGAAGGAGGTTAAGCAGCTAATGGAAGAGGCTGTCACCAAAAAGTATATACACGAAGAAAGCAGTTCGGTGACATCACTATGCGCTGCGGTGGAGGCATGTCTTAGCCACGGTTTGCGACGACGTGCTTTGGGTCTCTTCAAAACTTCCTCGACGACAGCGTTGATACAGAAGATAGCCAGAACTTGCCCAGAAGCTGATTATATAAATCGCTGTTTGCTGGAAATCGAAATGGTCAATGAGACGCATACGGTCTCCGGCAAGCGGTCTTCTTCCAGCAGTGATAGTATTATCAAGCCGAAGTTGCTCAGCAAGGGCAGCAGCAATTCGGTGACGACAATCAATACGATGTCGTCGACAACTAGTGGCTGTGCCACGACGGTGGTGAA aTACTTGTGGATACGCTTGGCACTGTATGAGCGTCGTCTTTCCAAAATAATTGAGTATTTGGTGAACAATGCCAATAATTTCTACGATCGTGATGCGCTGGTCGCCGATCCAGATTATGGCTCTATACTTAGTTCGCTTTTGGTCGGACCCTGCGCGTTGGAGTTTACGCGCGCCAAGACGCCAGACCACTATTGGTCGGATCCACATGCGGATGAACTT GTACAACGCCACCGCATTAGTTCTGGCAATCGCACGCCTCCCATAGTGCATCGTCCCATCATCAATTTCAAGCGAAGTTTGCACACGAGTTCGGAGGACACTAGCAGCGGCTCGTATAAGGCGAGTTCGCCTGCCAGCGTCGCCAAGGATTATGTGGAGTCATTGCATCAGAATTCCAAGACTACACTTTTGTATGGCAAAAATAATGTGCTGGTGTTACCG GACGTAAATGAACCTATGCCAGGCTACTTAAGTCTCCACCAAACGGTGCAGTTCCTCACCATCAAATGGACACCGAATCAACTGATGAACGGCTACAATGAAGCCGAGGGCACCGACAAAAGTTTCTACTGGGCCTATGCGCTTAATATAAATGTCGATGAGATTGTCTATGTGCATTGCCATCAGAATCGCGGAGAGGACACTGGCGGCACTATAATATTGGTGGGCCAAGATGGTGTACAGCAGCCACCGATACACTTTCCCGAGGGTGGTCATATGCAAGCTTTTCTTAGCTGTCTTGAGACTGGCTTGCTACCGCATGGACAATTGGATCCACCGCTGTGGTCTCAACGTGGCATTGAGAAAATGTTTCCATGGCCAAAAAGTGTACGCCGCCGCATATTACCCTCTGTGATGGAATCCACCGATGAAACACCAATCGACTACGTCTTCCGTGTGGTGAGCAAAAGTCAGCATGAAGAGTTTT TGGCGACACATCCGATTTTGGAATTGGGTCGCACCAGCCCACGACGCAAGCATTTGAGTAGCTGTTCGACCACTGGCAGTAGTGACTGTTCCAGCAAGAGTTTATCAATGGAACAGAGTGGTGGTGACTCTCCACAG ATTCAAGCAAGTCAAACTGCGAGTATTGAACTGGTTTGTTCCACGATGCGCCGTCAAATAATATCTCGAGCATTTTATGGCTGGTTGGCTTATTGTCGGCATTTGTCTACGGTGCGCACACATCTCTCTGGTTTGGTTAATGGACGCATCACACCGGACT TAGCGGCTGACGAACAGGGACTAACCAAAGAAAAGTGGGCGAACCTTCAAGTGGATGGCGTTGTCACCAGCGATGTAGAGGTCTTCCGTTTGGTGTACTTCGGCGGTGTGCAGCATGAGATACGCAAAGAAGTCTGGCCGTATCTCTTAGGACATTACAG CTTCGGTTCCACACCAGAAGAGCGCGAGAAGTACGACGATACCTGTAAGCATTATTATGAAACCACAATGAGTGAATGGCTGGCCGTCGAGGCGATTGTGCGACAACGTGAGAAGGAGAAGAACGCACAGGCTGTGGCTAAGCTGACGGCTGAGAAAAATAGACGCTCTGGCAAGCCAGTATGCCGGCAACATGAAATGGATGGGGAAGATGTGGAGAATGATGTATTCGAAGATAATGATATTTCCGATATGTCTGATCCGGGTGAGGATTTCGATGAGGATATACTAATTGAGAAGGATGAAGACGAGAGCATCACCGCTGCTAAAGGTGAAAAGTACAAAACCACCAGCACCACCGACTCTGGTAATGTGGAAGAGGATATCGAGACAGCCGATGCCATGGATGAAACGAATGATAGCCAGCAGCCTGAAGACGACGACACAAATGCAGTATTATTGATAGAACGAAGTGAACACATTGTAGTGGAGCTAGAAAATATGGACGCAATGGAGCCCCTAGAGCTGCAGGAAAATTGCTTTGCTGATACTGATAACGAGGCGGGTCTAACACCTGAACATGGTAGCAGTATCTTACTGCTAAGCGTAAAGAGTTCACCATCGACATCTTCCTATGAGACCGTTGGCAATGAGTTTACCGATATCAACGAACTGGCCACACCCATCAACGTTGTGGCCGAGTCGGAAACCATGAATTTCGGCGCTGTTATAGAAGATGTGGAGCCAGAAGAGGATGCTTCGTCGCACGTGACGAAATTTCACAGTGCCGATGACTTGAGGCGGGCCATGGATGAGTTTACCATCGGTATCGTGGAAGAAATGCGCGATGCCGAGTCAATGCCAACACATGCGGTGATTATAACAGAGGCAGCATCAATGGATGCGCTGCAATGTGATGATGAACTCACTGATGAACTGTCACGCAAGACAAGTCTCATGTCACCGATGAACGAGGACATAACAGTGGTGGCCTCACTGGATGCACTGCAAGAGCCCAAATCGGCGTGCGTTTCACCAGCCAGCAGTAATGGCGGTGTATATAGT AGTGAGTTATTGGAGTCATTTGGACTGAACTTGCACCGCATCGAAAAGGATGTGCAACGCTGCGATCGCAATTATTGGTATTTCGCTAACGAGAACTTGGATAAACTCAGGAATGTCATATCCAC CTATGTTTGGGAACATCTGGATATTGGTTATATGCAAGGCATGTGCGATTTGGTTGCTCCGCTTCTGGTAATTTTCGACGATGAGTCTCTCTGCTATAGCTGCTTCTGCAAGCTTATGGAGCGCATGATTGAGAATTTCCCCAATGGCGGCGCCATGGACATGCACTTTGCGAATATGCG TTCGCTCATACAAATTTTGGACTCGGAGATGTACGACCTAATGGATTCGAACGGCGACTACAcacatttctatttttgttaTCGCTGGTTCCTGCTGGATTTCAAACGTGAGTTGCTCTATGATGATGTCTTCGCGACCTGGGAAGTTATTTGGGCGGCAAAACATGTGGCCTCCAGTCATTTCGTGCTCTTCCTCGCTTTGGCGCTACTGGAGACCTATCGTGACATAATATTGTCGAATAGCATGGATTTTACGGATGTCATCAAGTTCTTCAATG AAATGGCTGAGCGGCACGATGCTCGATCCATATTGCAATTGTCCAGGAGTCTTGTATTGCAATTGCAGAcaataatcgaaaataaataa
- the LOC120773620 gene encoding peroxiredoxin 1 — translation MPKIQKSAPHFKGTAVVNGTFKDIDLTDYKGKYLVLFFYPLDFTFVCPTEIIAFSDRVSEFRNIGCEVVACSTDSHFTHLAWINTPRKQGGLGDLSIPLLADKSMKIARDYGVLDEETGIPFRGLFVIDRSQNLRQVTINDLPVGRSVDETLRLVQAFQFTDEHGEVCPANWKPGEKTMIADPKKSKEYFALAS, via the coding sequence ATGCCGAAAATTCAGAAGTCCGCTCCCCATTTCAAAGGAACCGCCGTCGTTAATGGCACCTTCAAAGATATCGATCTGACTGACTATAAAGGCAAGTACCTAGTGTTGTTCTTCTACCCATTGGACTTCACTTTTGTTTGCCCAACCGAAATTATTGCGTTCTCGGATCGTGTGTCCGAATTCCGCAATATTGGCTGTGAGGTTGTTGCCTGCTCAACAGACAGTCACTTTACGCATTTAGCTTGGATTAACACACCACGCAAGCAGGGCGGTCTCGGTGATTTGTCTATCCCATTGTTGGCCGACAAATCCATGAAGATTGCACGTGATTACGGTGTGTTGGATGAAGAAACCGGCATTCCTTTCCGTGGACTTTTCGTTATCGACAGAAGCCAGAATTTGCGTCAAGTAACCATCAATGATTTGCCAGTTGGACGCAGTGTCGACGAGACTTTGCGTTTAGTTCAGGCATTCCAATTCACCGACGAGCACGGTGAAGTATGCCCAGCCAACTGGAAGCCCGGTGAGAAGACAATGATTGCTGACCCCAAGAAGTCAAAGGAATACTTCGCCCTTGCTTCTTAA
- the LOC120773621 gene encoding 40S ribosomal protein S15Aa, producing MVRMNVLADALKCINNAEKRGKRQVLLRPCSKVIVKFLTVMMKHGYIGEFEIVDDHRSGKIVVNLTGRLNKCGVISPRFDVPINDIEKWTNNLLPSRQFGYVVLTTSGGIMDHEEARRKHLGGKILGFFF from the coding sequence ATGGTGCGAATGAACGTATTGGCCGATGCCTTGAAATGCATTAACAACGCTGAGAAGCGTGGCAAGCGTCAGGTACTCCTGCGTCCCTGCTCCAAAGTTATTGTCAAATTCCTTACCGTCATGATGAAACATGGCTACATTGGTGAATTCGAAATTGTCGATGATCATCGTTCCGGCAAAATTGTAGTTAATCTGACTGGTCGCTTGAACAAATGCGGCGTCATCTCGCCCCGCTTCGATGTGCCCATTAACGATATTGAAAAGTGGACCAACAACTTGTTGCCTTCTCGTCAATTCGGCTATGTTGTGTTGACTACATCCGGCGGTATCATGGACCACGAAGAGGCCAGACGAAAACATTTGGGAGGTAAAATTCTTGGATTCTTCTTCTAA
- the LOC120773619 gene encoding protein GPR107, producing MGYQTKCKFLILQTLLIALVAARKHHLEVRHDVRPYIALSTFGFYIGGHLDVQLSKLHIEDENETDLFGLTLDKTTIDQLNPYLDSHQNRCILEEPAEMQRSGPILIFLLDLKNQLVRVKCSPEWKNQHIVRNHDELPMYRGKRYSKLSDSTIFLQRRRRSDDAAVAQADENDIPLEEREMLDDDDSVEVPQIISKPSSPLPAVNAPLPTKVAASAVLAVAAKAPIIADANKEVQSVAEENPFPHEPEKVAPAITATQINFEDNAQFEICRNYTMPLTKRVIDGKVYYNMSFSMLVAALHDEGLYNLHFHSCPNYRGLKEVSFDVDIEEKNENNFLSAGEMPLPALYSMMSVLFCLSGFFWIFILKKSKHNVHKLHYIMALLVFLKSLSLMFHAINYHFIEIRGEHVEAWAILYYITHLLKGSVLFITIVLMGTGWTFIKPILSDKDKKIFMIVIPLQVLANVAEIIIDESEESDIEFRTWRNIFIFVDLLCCGAILFPIVWSIRHLHEASATDGKAAINLRKLKLFRQFYIMIVCYIYFTRIIVYLLKMTVAFQYAWLDEMFHEMATYVFFVLTAYKFRPTSSHPYFSVRNMDDDEVEVLTESGLTEGLHRTKALNRTVLPPAGSTLLKSTAEERENLITKRESSHEYD from the exons ATGGGTTATCAGACAAAATGCAAATTTCTAATTCTTCAAACACTGCTGATAGCATTGGTGGCGGCCAGAAAACATCACCTTGAAGTTCGC CATGATGTACGGCCATATATAGCTTTGAGCACATTCGGTTTCTATATTGGTGGACATTTAGATGTGCAGTTGAGTAAATTACATATAGAAGATGAGAATGAAACAGATTTG tttggcCTAACGTTAGATAAAACTACAATAGACCAATTAAATCCATACTTGGACTCGCACCAAAACAGGTGCATACTAGAGGAACCCGCAGAAATGCAGCGCAGTGGTCccattttaatattcttattgGACTTGAAAAATCAGCT CGTAAGAGTAAAATGTTCGCCGGAGTGGAAGAATCAACACATTGTACGCAACCATGATGAGCTGCCTATGTACCGTGGAAAGCGTTACTCTAAGCTTAGCGATTCAACAATCTTTCTACAACGCCGTAGACGTAGTGATGACGCGGCCGTAGCACAGGCTGATGAAAACGATATACCATTGGAGGAACGTGAAATGCTCGATGACGATGATTCGGTTGAAGTGccacaaataatttcaaagccATCATCTCCATTGCCAGCTGTTAATGCACCACTACCGACAAAAGTTGCCGCGTCAGCGGTACTCGCTGTTGCTGCCAAAGCGCCAATAATAGCTGATGCTAATAAAGAAGTTCAATCTGTTGCAGAGGAAAATCCATTCCCTCACGAGCCGGAAAAAGTCGCACCTGCAATTACGGCAACTCAAATTAATTTCGAAGATAATGCGCAGTTTGAGATTTGCAGAAACTATACAATGCCACTGACAAAACGAGTTATTGATGGAAAGGTCTATTATAATATGTCG TTCTCCATGCTTGTGGCCGCCTTGCATGATGAGGGTCTCTACAACCTGCACTTCCACTCTTGCCCCAATTACAGGGGATTAAAGGAGGTTTCTTTCGAT GTGGACATTGAggagaaaaatgaaaataatttcctttCCGCTGGCGAAATGCCGCTCCCCGCTCTGTATTCCATGATGAGCGTACTATTTTGCCTGTCGGGCTTCTTCTGGATCTTCATTTTGAAGAAGAGCAA gcacaatgtACACAAACTACACTACATAATGGCTTTGCTGGTGTTCCTTAAGTCTCTGTCGCTCATGTTCCACGCCATTAATTATCATTTTATCGAAATACGCGGTGAACACGTCGAAGCTTGGGCGATATTGTATTATATAACACattt GTTGAAAGGTTCCGTATTATTCATTACAATAGTGCTTATGGGCACCGGCTGGACATTCATTAAGCCCATACTCTCTGATAAGGATAAGAAAATCTTCATGATTGTCATACCGCTGCAg GTACTTGCCAACGTTGCTGAGATCATAATTGACGAGTCCGAAGAGAGCGACATTGAGTTCCGCACTTGGCGCAATATTTTCATCTTTGTCGATCTGCTTTGTTGCGGTGCCATACTCTTCCCGATTGTCTGGTCCATACGCCATTTGCATGAGGCATCGGCCACCGACGGCAAAGCTGCCATAAATTTGCGCAAACTCAAGCTTTTCCGTCAATTCTACATAATGATAGTTTGTTACATTTACTTCACACGCATCATTGTATATCTGCTGAAGATGACCGTGGCATTCCAGTACGCTTGGCTGGATGAGATGTTCCACGAAATGGCAACGTATGTGTTCTTCGTCTTGACTGCTTATAAATTTCGTCCGACTTCATCGCATCCATACTTCTCGGTGCGCAATATGGACGATGACGAAGTGGAAGTACTTACTGAATCTGGCCTCACAGAGGGCTTACATCGCACGAAGGCGCTTAACCGCACTGTATTGCCGCCAGCTGGCTCCACACTACTTAAAAGCACAGCTGAAGAACGTGAGAACTTAATAACAAAACGTGAATCGAGTCATGAGTACGATTAA